A single region of the Acidobacteriota bacterium genome encodes:
- a CDS encoding protein kinase → MSLTAGTRVGPYEVLSSLGAGGMGEVYRAKDSKLKREVALKVLPADVANDRERMARFQREAEVLAALNHPNIAAIYGIEEGPAEAGR, encoded by the coding sequence ATGAGCCTCACGGCCGGTACCCGGGTCGGCCCATACGAAGTTCTCAGCTCGCTCGGGGCCGGCGGCATGGGCGAGGTGTACCGGGCGAAAGACTCGAAGCTGAAGCGCGAGGTTGCGCTCAAGGTCCTGCCCGCCGACGTCGCCAACGATCGCGAGCGGATGGCACGGTTCCAGCGCGAAGCCGAGGTGCTGGCCGCGCTCAATCACCCCAACATCGCCGCCATTTATGGCATCGAGGAAGGTCCGGCTGAAGCCGGACGCCA
- a CDS encoding ribbon-helix-helix protein, CopG family, whose amino-acid sequence MATITVKLDKKRAARLARWARLTKTSKSDVVRALIDRGGPISTGDDLLEWVTAADGKGLGLAQKAK is encoded by the coding sequence ATGGCGACCATCACTGTCAAGCTGGATAAGAAACGCGCCGCGCGCCTGGCGCGCTGGGCCCGCCTCACCAAGACGTCCAAGTCCGATGTGGTCCGCGCGCTCATCGACCGCGGCGGCCCGATCTCGACCGGTGACGATTTGTTGGAGTGGGTCACCGCCGCCGACGGCAAGGGGCTCGGCCTGGCACAGAAGGCGAAGTGA
- a CDS encoding type II toxin-antitoxin system VapC family toxin: MSRPVLLDSSFLIALERETAVGVAGPARRFLPALRGRSLVVSVVTVAELLEGAADEAAAWASLQRFTIQGVHLAQARRCAVLQRRSARRMGENDAWLVATAESLDADLVGADDTAFERLGPRYLRFR, encoded by the coding sequence GTGAGCCGTCCGGTCCTGCTCGACTCATCGTTCCTGATCGCCCTCGAACGGGAAACGGCGGTCGGCGTGGCGGGTCCGGCCCGCCGGTTCCTGCCGGCGCTGCGCGGCCGGTCTCTCGTCGTGTCCGTCGTCACCGTGGCCGAACTCCTCGAAGGGGCCGCCGACGAGGCCGCGGCCTGGGCCTCGTTGCAGCGGTTTACCATCCAGGGAGTTCACCTTGCGCAAGCGCGTCGCTGCGCCGTGCTGCAGCGTCGATCGGCGCGGCGAATGGGCGAGAACGACGCGTGGCTGGTGGCGACCGCCGAGTCGCTGGATGCCGACCTGGTGGGTGCCGACGACACGGCGTTCGAACGGCTGGGTCCGCGCTATCTGCGGTTTCGCTAG
- a CDS encoding protein kinase, with protein MALPPGTRIGVYEVTSQLGAGGMGEVYRARDSKLKREVALKVLPPDVANDRERMARFQREAEVLASLNHPNIAQIYGIEEGPAEAGRHIGADVASGFSRTTALVMELVEGEDLAERLRRGAIPLDEALPIAKQIAEALEAAHEQSIIHRDLKPANIKVRPDGTVKVLDFGLAKELEPGVGNRESGVGNTLANSPTITSPAMTMRGMILGTAAYMAPEQAKGKVVDKRADIWAFGCVLYEMLAGKRAFQGEDVSDTLAAVLRGDPDWALLPASLPPAWLSLIKRCLERDPRRRVSAMSTVRFVLEEPAVSSAPPTSPGPNAPTPSRAPLAAAAVVAVLASVAALYQWTTDPATASVMRFGYALPEGQALTVNRRMIALAPDGQQFVYIANNQLFVRRFSEFEALPVPATDVGTAMSAPTYSPDGEWIAFHSGSEFAVKRVSARGGAATTVCETGGPLTMEWDSTGILLGLGERGVGRCNPAGGALEVLVKPASADEMILGPQILPVGNTILFTVAKASDGGARRWDLAQTVVQSLVTGQRTTILEGAREARLLPTGHLVYMKDGVVYAAPADPATAQVRGDAVPLIDGVRRSTGGAAQITYAQNGTVAYVSGPSGGAGGLHEVAIADRNGVITKVPLAPGPYSQVRLSPDGLRVAIAIDSDRDASLLIYMLDGSRAPQRLTLQGQSRYPVWSANGQWLTFASERSGSAGIFRQKADGSGAVERLTTAAASEEHIPETWSPDDRVLLYSVRSRAPGPLPYALWMRASADGKSSPFGEVTSVEQIGAVFSPDGRWVAYASGKGENVGDPNRGVFVQPFPPTGAVYQAPKVFVDFHPIWAAGGKELVYSASGTAGQMAATKISADGGLAFGQPVRFPAAVTGDRLSPQVRAWDVLPDGRLIGITPASDGSPRRSFSEIRVVMNWFEELRQRVPVP; from the coding sequence ATGGCCCTGCCCCCCGGCACCCGCATCGGCGTCTATGAGGTCACCAGCCAGCTGGGTGCCGGCGGTATGGGCGAGGTGTACCGGGCGAGAGATTCGAAGCTGAAGCGCGAAGTCGCGCTCAAGGTCCTGCCCCCCGACGTCGCCAACGATCGCGAGCGCATGGCGCGGTTTCAGCGTGAGGCTGAAGTGCTGGCCTCGCTCAACCATCCGAACATCGCGCAGATTTATGGCATTGAGGAAGGTCCGGCTGAAGCCGGACGCCACATTGGCGCCGATGTAGCGTCCGGCTTTAGCCGGACCACAGCGCTGGTGATGGAGCTGGTCGAGGGCGAGGATCTCGCGGAGCGGTTGAGGCGCGGCGCCATCCCTCTCGATGAAGCGCTGCCGATCGCGAAGCAGATCGCCGAAGCGCTCGAGGCTGCGCACGAGCAGAGCATCATTCATCGCGATCTGAAGCCTGCGAACATCAAGGTGCGGCCGGATGGCACCGTAAAGGTGCTCGACTTTGGTCTCGCGAAGGAACTGGAGCCGGGAGTCGGGAACCGGGAGTCGGGAGTCGGAAATACCCTCGCCAACTCGCCCACCATCACCTCACCCGCCATGACCATGCGCGGGATGATACTCGGCACGGCCGCCTACATGGCGCCGGAGCAGGCCAAGGGCAAGGTGGTCGACAAGCGTGCCGACATCTGGGCCTTCGGCTGCGTGCTCTACGAGATGCTCGCCGGTAAGCGCGCGTTCCAGGGCGAAGATGTCAGTGACACGCTGGCGGCGGTGCTGCGTGGCGATCCGGACTGGGCCTTGCTGCCGGCGTCGCTCCCGCCCGCATGGCTGTCGCTCATCAAGCGGTGTCTCGAACGCGACCCGCGGCGGCGCGTGTCGGCAATGTCGACGGTGCGGTTCGTGCTCGAGGAACCCGCGGTCAGTTCCGCACCGCCAACCTCCCCCGGCCCCAACGCGCCCACTCCTTCGCGCGCGCCGTTGGCCGCAGCGGCGGTCGTGGCGGTGCTGGCGTCGGTCGCGGCCCTGTACCAATGGACGACCGATCCGGCGACCGCGTCGGTCATGCGATTCGGATATGCCCTCCCCGAGGGTCAAGCGCTCACGGTCAATCGGCGCATGATTGCGCTGGCACCCGACGGGCAGCAATTCGTGTACATCGCGAACAATCAGCTGTTCGTTCGACGATTCTCTGAGTTCGAAGCGCTGCCCGTGCCGGCCACCGATGTCGGCACTGCCATGTCTGCCCCGACGTACTCGCCCGATGGTGAGTGGATCGCGTTTCATTCGGGCTCCGAATTCGCTGTCAAACGGGTAAGCGCGCGCGGCGGAGCCGCCACCACGGTGTGTGAGACCGGGGGACCCCTGACGATGGAATGGGACAGCACCGGCATCCTGCTGGGGCTGGGGGAGCGCGGCGTCGGGCGGTGCAACCCGGCCGGTGGTGCGCTCGAGGTCCTGGTCAAACCCGCCTCGGCTGACGAGATGATCCTGGGGCCGCAGATCCTGCCCGTCGGCAACACCATTCTCTTCACCGTGGCGAAAGCAAGCGACGGCGGCGCCCGGCGCTGGGACCTCGCGCAGACCGTGGTGCAGTCATTAGTCACCGGGCAGCGGACGACCATCCTCGAAGGAGCGCGTGAAGCGCGCCTGCTGCCGACCGGGCACCTGGTGTATATGAAAGACGGCGTGGTCTATGCGGCACCCGCCGATCCGGCCACGGCGCAGGTGCGCGGCGACGCGGTGCCCTTGATCGATGGCGTGCGCCGCAGCACCGGAGGCGCCGCGCAGATCACCTACGCGCAGAACGGCACCGTGGCCTACGTGTCCGGGCCATCTGGCGGGGCGGGCGGTCTCCACGAAGTGGCCATCGCCGATCGCAATGGGGTGATCACCAAGGTGCCGCTGGCACCCGGCCCTTACTCGCAGGTGCGCCTTTCTCCGGACGGGCTGCGCGTGGCAATCGCGATCGACTCAGACCGCGACGCCTCCCTCCTCATCTACATGCTCGACGGGTCGCGCGCCCCGCAGCGTCTCACGCTGCAGGGCCAGAGCCGCTACCCGGTGTGGTCCGCCAACGGCCAGTGGCTGACCTTCGCGTCGGAGCGCAGCGGCTCGGCCGGCATTTTCCGCCAGAAGGCCGACGGCAGCGGCGCGGTCGAGCGCCTGACGACGGCGGCGGCGAGCGAAGAGCACATCCCCGAAACCTGGTCGCCGGACGATCGCGTACTGCTCTATTCCGTTCGCTCCCGGGCGCCAGGACCGCTGCCCTACGCGCTGTGGATGCGGGCGTCGGCCGACGGCAAGAGTTCACCGTTCGGGGAGGTCACCTCGGTTGAGCAGATCGGCGCGGTGTTTTCGCCCGACGGCCGTTGGGTCGCGTACGCCTCCGGAAAAGGCGAGAACGTCGGCGATCCAAATCGTGGAGTCTTCGTGCAGCCATTTCCGCCGACGGGCGCCGTCTACCAGGCGCCCAAAGTATTTGTCGACTTCCATCCGATCTGGGCAGCGGGCGGCAAAGAGCTGGTGTACTCGGCATCGGGCACGGCCGGGCAGATGGCCGCGACGAAGATCTCGGCAGACGGCGGCCTCGCCTTCGGCCAGCCGGTCAGATTCCCTGCCGCGGTGACCGGCGACCGTCTGTCTCCCCAGGTTCGAGCCTGGGACGTGCTCCCCGACGGCCGCCTAATCGGGATCACGCCGGCCTCGGACGGTAGCCCCCGCCGGTCGTTCTCGGAAATCCGCGTCGTCATGAACTGGTTCGAGGAGTTGAGACAGCGCGTGCCGGTGCCGTAG
- a CDS encoding VOC family protein, with amino-acid sequence MPSLTVNDLKASEAFFTGLGFEIEDRWERDGKLLGLMIKAGEARLGLSQDDGKKGVDRVKGVGVRLYIEAHGDIDAAAARAKAAGVTLSREPHDTEWGTRAFEAVEPSGFLLTIASPAKS; translated from the coding sequence ATGCCCAGCCTGACCGTTAACGACCTGAAGGCCAGCGAAGCCTTCTTCACCGGCCTCGGCTTCGAGATCGAAGATCGCTGGGAGCGGGACGGCAAGCTCCTGGGTCTGATGATCAAGGCCGGCGAGGCCCGCCTCGGCCTGAGCCAGGACGATGGCAAGAAGGGCGTGGATCGGGTGAAGGGCGTCGGCGTGCGCCTCTACATCGAGGCCCATGGCGACATCGACGCGGCGGCCGCGCGGGCCAAGGCGGCCGGCGTCACGCTCAGCCGCGAGCCGCACGACACCGAGTGGGGCACGCGCGCCTTCGAAGCGGTCGAGCCGAGCGGCTTTCTGCTGACCATTGCCTCGCCGGCGAAGTCGTAG
- a CDS encoding DUF2911 domain-containing protein, whose amino-acid sequence MRFVLSVAVLCGAMGAAVLAQAVPEVKLVASPPGQAAIEVAGQWEKTEQGGQAYRNGKWIVVDYSRPLLRGRADIFGAGADYGKFVNAGAPVWRAGANNTTRLTTQVPLQIGDKTLAPGVYNVFVDLKPGNWTLVMSNQPVQEKFDPNDKVRLSGASNYDPKFDLLRVPMTVRTGDASVEQFTINFTNVTATGATMTMAWDKTVAAIDLKVAAGTK is encoded by the coding sequence ATGCGTTTCGTTCTTTCAGTCGCGGTGTTGTGTGGCGCCATGGGCGCCGCGGTGTTGGCCCAGGCCGTTCCGGAAGTGAAGTTGGTGGCGTCGCCGCCTGGCCAGGCGGCGATCGAGGTGGCCGGCCAATGGGAGAAAACGGAGCAAGGTGGACAGGCCTATCGCAACGGCAAGTGGATTGTCGTGGACTACAGCCGTCCGCTGCTGCGCGGCCGCGCCGACATTTTCGGCGCCGGCGCCGACTACGGCAAGTTCGTCAATGCCGGCGCTCCGGTGTGGCGAGCGGGCGCCAATAACACCACGCGGCTGACGACGCAGGTGCCGTTGCAGATTGGCGACAAGACCCTGGCTCCCGGCGTCTACAACGTGTTCGTTGACCTGAAGCCGGGCAACTGGACGCTGGTGATGAGCAACCAGCCGGTGCAGGAGAAGTTCGATCCGAACGACAAGGTCCGCCTGTCGGGCGCCAGCAACTACGATCCGAAGTTCGACCTGTTGCGCGTGCCCATGACTGTGCGCACGGGCGATGCCTCGGTCGAGCAGTTCACCATCAACTTCACCAACGTCACTGCCACCGGCGCGACCATGACCATGGCGTGGGACAAGACCGTGGCGGCCATCGACCTCAAGGTGGCGGCAGGAACTAAATAG
- a CDS encoding alpha/beta hydrolase: MSSRRPTFTRREFTTTLGALAPLAMSARANAQPAAAAPIGPLSQGVLPPGIRSRFVDGVNGLRMHVLEAGYETPGRPGILLIHGFPELAYSWRKIMGPLAAAGYHVFAPDMRGYGRTSPTPVDYDADLRPFGTINRIKDMLALVSAMGHRSLPAVFGHDMGSPLAGWCALARPDVFRSVVMMSAPFGGAPTLPFNTANTPRTPAAASGSPNAIYDELAKLSPPRKHYQRYYTTREANANMWRPSQGLLAFFRAYYHAKSADWKQNHPQPLAARTATEWAKLPRYYVMDLDKGMAEQVAIDMPAPAEIAANQWLPDAELAVYVEEYGRTGFQGGLNGYRGAPGGEDLQLFAGKTLDVPSSFISGKQDWGTYQNPGSLERLEKQITTQYRGTHLIDGAGHWVQQEQPAPLTALLLEFLKKETR, translated from the coding sequence ATGAGCAGTCGCCGACCCACCTTCACCCGGCGCGAGTTCACGACGACGCTTGGTGCGCTCGCCCCCCTGGCAATGAGCGCTCGAGCCAACGCGCAACCCGCGGCGGCTGCGCCGATCGGTCCGCTCAGCCAGGGCGTGCTGCCTCCCGGCATCCGTTCGCGCTTCGTGGACGGCGTCAACGGCTTGCGCATGCACGTGCTCGAGGCCGGCTACGAAACGCCCGGCCGCCCGGGCATCCTCCTGATCCACGGCTTCCCGGAGCTCGCTTACAGCTGGCGCAAGATCATGGGCCCGCTGGCAGCCGCCGGCTACCACGTGTTCGCACCCGACATGCGCGGCTACGGACGCACCTCGCCCACGCCGGTGGACTACGACGCCGACCTGCGGCCGTTCGGCACCATCAACCGGATCAAGGACATGCTGGCGCTGGTGTCGGCGATGGGGCATCGATCGCTCCCCGCGGTGTTCGGCCACGACATGGGCTCGCCGCTGGCCGGCTGGTGCGCGCTGGCGCGTCCTGATGTCTTCAGGTCGGTGGTGATGATGAGCGCGCCGTTTGGGGGCGCGCCCACCTTGCCGTTCAACACCGCCAACACACCGAGGACGCCGGCGGCAGCGTCCGGGAGCCCCAACGCGATTTACGACGAGCTCGCCAAGCTGTCGCCGCCACGCAAGCACTACCAGCGTTACTACACGACGCGCGAGGCCAACGCGAACATGTGGCGACCGTCGCAGGGCCTGCTGGCGTTCTTCCGCGCCTACTACCACGCGAAAAGCGCCGACTGGAAACAGAACCACCCCCAACCGCTCGCGGCGCGCACCGCCACCGAGTGGGCGAAGCTGCCGCGCTACTACGTGATGGATCTCGACAAGGGCATGGCCGAACAGGTGGCGATCGACATGCCGGCGCCGGCCGAGATTGCCGCTAACCAGTGGCTGCCCGATGCCGAGCTTGCGGTCTACGTCGAAGAGTACGGCCGCACCGGCTTCCAGGGCGGCCTCAACGGCTACCGTGGCGCGCCCGGCGGCGAAGACCTGCAGCTGTTTGCCGGCAAGACGCTCGATGTGCCGTCGAGCTTCATCAGCGGCAAGCAGGACTGGGGCACCTATCAGAACCCCGGGTCGCTCGAGCGGCTCGAGAAGCAGATCACGACCCAGTACCGCGGCACGCACTTGATCGATGGCGCCGGACACTGGGTCCAGCAGGAACAGCCGGCGCCGCTCACGGCCTTGTTGCTTGAATTTCTGAAGAAGGAGACTCGATGA
- a CDS encoding serine hydrolase domain-containing protein, giving the protein MKATRSAFRALVLVALAGYAVTAQQAAPAPAVSTPASVGISGERLNRLHAGMQGFVDRKEAGGIVTLIARDGKVVDVTAVGFQDVAGKTPMRTDTLFRIASMTKPVTSVAVMMLYEEGKLLLTDPVSKFIPAFKSSRVLEGAAEAPVAARRGINLRDLLTHRSGITYGFINNGPVGGGYRQNGVTDGLTVTNMTLAEAIDKLAAEPLIAQPGAAWNYSLATDVLGRVVEVASGMPFQVFMRERIFKPLRMTDTDFIVPEAKWSRLATAYAPDGAGGIRPMTDPESFGNLTMSPNASYKDGKTYYSGGAGLVSTARDYAKFGQMLLNGGTLDGARLLGPKTIELMTASHTADLPGSGLIGGGAQFGLGFRVVTDLGASQMLGSNGVYGWSGIYGTNFWVDPKERLVAIVMVQRYPGSPVAASFTPLVYQALVR; this is encoded by the coding sequence ATGAAGGCAACGCGATCGGCATTTCGCGCGCTCGTCCTGGTAGCCCTGGCCGGCTACGCCGTCACTGCCCAGCAGGCCGCGCCAGCGCCGGCCGTATCGACACCCGCATCGGTCGGCATCTCCGGCGAACGCCTCAATCGGCTCCATGCCGGGATGCAGGGCTTCGTCGATCGCAAGGAAGCCGGCGGGATCGTGACGCTGATCGCCCGCGACGGCAAGGTCGTCGACGTCACCGCAGTCGGCTTCCAGGATGTAGCTGGCAAGACGCCCATGCGCACCGACACGCTGTTCCGCATTGCCTCGATGACCAAGCCGGTGACCAGCGTCGCCGTGATGATGCTGTACGAAGAGGGCAAGCTGCTGCTCACCGATCCGGTGTCGAAGTTCATCCCGGCCTTCAAGAGCTCGCGCGTGCTCGAGGGCGCAGCCGAGGCGCCGGTCGCGGCGCGGCGTGGCATCAACCTGCGCGACCTGCTGACCCACCGCTCCGGCATCACTTATGGGTTCATCAACAATGGACCCGTCGGCGGCGGCTACCGACAGAACGGCGTCACCGATGGCCTGACCGTGACCAACATGACGCTGGCCGAAGCCATCGACAAGCTGGCCGCCGAACCGCTGATCGCGCAGCCAGGCGCGGCGTGGAACTACAGCCTCGCCACCGACGTGCTGGGACGTGTCGTCGAAGTGGCGTCGGGCATGCCGTTCCAGGTGTTCATGCGCGAGCGCATTTTCAAGCCGCTGCGCATGACCGACACCGACTTCATCGTGCCTGAAGCGAAGTGGTCGCGCCTTGCCACCGCGTATGCGCCCGACGGCGCCGGCGGCATCAGGCCCATGACCGATCCCGAATCGTTCGGCAATTTGACGATGTCGCCAAACGCTTCGTACAAGGACGGGAAGACCTATTACTCCGGCGGCGCGGGCCTGGTTTCAACCGCACGCGACTACGCGAAGTTCGGGCAGATGCTGCTGAACGGCGGCACGCTCGACGGCGCGCGGTTGCTCGGCCCCAAGACCATTGAGTTGATGACGGCCAGCCACACCGCGGACCTGCCCGGCTCGGGTCTGATCGGCGGTGGTGCCCAATTCGGTCTCGGCTTCCGCGTCGTCACCGACCTGGGCGCATCGCAGATGCTCGGCTCGAACGGCGTCTATGGGTGGAGCGGCATCTACGGCACGAACTTCTGGGTGGATCCCAAGGAGCGGCTGGTGGCCATCGTGATGGTGCAGCGCTATCCCGGATCGCCGGTCGCGGCGTCGTTTACGCCGCTGGTGTACCAGGCGCTGGTCAGATGA
- a CDS encoding PQQ-binding-like beta-propeller repeat protein produces MMRPTAALIVAAGLAAAGPVLLAQTAAEPAGEWRYIGGDAHHTRYSALDQITAANFEKLEVAWTWRGDNFGPQVDHLFRSTPLYVDGLLYTVAGQRRTVAAIDPGTGETLWVYREPHTTRFDRGMRNNYGKGVAYGEIDKRRVIYYTSPAFFLHALDAKTGQHIENWGTRVPLPGFPASGVVDMLPDLVRDWQPWVTSGLKYDPDKGIPRELGNLSTSSPPIVVNGVVVVGNVHEQGYYQTRIQNIPGDILAYDAKSGRPLWKFHVIPRPGEFGHETWENDAWQRTGDVSSWAPMSADPARGLVYIPTNPPTIDFFGGFRPGDNLFGTSILALDVKTGQRVWHFQTVHHDIWNFDNPTAPVLMDVVVDGRRTPILVQTTKQGFAYTFNRATGAPIWPIVERPVAASDLPGEKLSPTQPFPTRPKAFEIQELSVDNLIDFTPELRQEAMATIKNYKTGPLFTPPIQVGHPSGLRSFVSCPAGASNINGPTVADPETGVLFVTSQRLCRAENVVPGEAMDKPNDPKTTGQTLSRWVVANRGDLRGPDGLPIWKPPYSRIIAIDMATGEFLWEKPNGDTPEHIRNHPRLRGLNIPATGQTTHAVMMPTKTLLLTAPGGDPVMYALDKRTGERLGTVKLPAPGQYGMMGYLHGGRQYVVVQVASGTLPGSLVALRLPASGREK; encoded by the coding sequence ATGATGCGCCCGACGGCCGCTCTCATCGTTGCCGCCGGGCTTGCGGCGGCGGGCCCTGTGCTTCTGGCACAAACCGCCGCGGAGCCCGCCGGCGAATGGCGTTACATCGGCGGCGACGCTCATCACACTCGCTATTCGGCGCTGGATCAGATCACCGCCGCCAATTTCGAGAAGCTCGAGGTTGCCTGGACCTGGCGGGGCGACAACTTCGGTCCGCAGGTCGATCACCTCTTCCGCTCCACGCCCCTCTACGTCGACGGCCTGCTCTACACCGTGGCCGGCCAGCGGCGAACGGTGGCCGCGATCGATCCCGGAACGGGCGAAACGCTCTGGGTCTATCGCGAGCCGCACACGACTCGCTTCGACCGCGGCATGCGGAACAACTACGGCAAGGGAGTCGCCTACGGCGAGATCGACAAACGGCGCGTCATCTACTACACATCGCCCGCGTTTTTCCTGCATGCTCTTGACGCCAAGACCGGCCAGCACATCGAGAACTGGGGCACACGCGTGCCCTTGCCGGGTTTTCCGGCCAGCGGCGTGGTCGACATGCTGCCGGACTTGGTGCGTGATTGGCAACCGTGGGTGACGTCGGGCCTGAAGTACGACCCCGATAAAGGCATCCCGCGGGAACTGGGCAACCTGTCGACCTCATCACCGCCCATCGTCGTCAACGGCGTGGTCGTTGTCGGCAACGTGCACGAGCAGGGTTACTACCAGACGCGAATCCAGAACATTCCCGGCGACATCCTCGCCTACGACGCAAAGAGCGGCAGGCCCTTGTGGAAGTTCCACGTGATCCCGCGGCCCGGCGAGTTCGGCCACGAGACGTGGGAGAACGATGCGTGGCAACGTACCGGTGACGTGTCGTCGTGGGCGCCGATGTCGGCCGATCCTGCGCGCGGGCTGGTCTACATTCCCACCAATCCGCCGACGATCGATTTTTTCGGCGGGTTTCGCCCCGGCGACAACCTGTTCGGCACGAGCATCCTGGCGCTCGACGTCAAGACCGGCCAGCGCGTTTGGCATTTCCAGACCGTCCATCACGACATCTGGAATTTCGACAATCCGACCGCGCCGGTCTTGATGGATGTGGTCGTCGATGGACGACGCACGCCGATTCTGGTGCAAACCACCAAGCAGGGATTTGCGTACACGTTCAATCGCGCAACCGGCGCGCCAATCTGGCCGATCGTCGAGAGGCCGGTCGCGGCATCCGATCTACCCGGCGAGAAATTGTCGCCGACGCAGCCGTTTCCGACTCGACCGAAGGCGTTCGAGATCCAGGAGCTGAGCGTTGACAACCTGATCGATTTCACGCCGGAGCTGCGACAGGAAGCGATGGCGACGATCAAGAACTACAAGACCGGCCCGCTCTTTACGCCGCCGATCCAGGTGGGCCACCCCTCCGGCTTGCGATCGTTTGTGAGCTGCCCGGCCGGCGCGAGCAACATCAACGGGCCGACCGTGGCCGATCCTGAAACCGGCGTGCTCTTCGTCACCTCCCAGCGGCTGTGCCGGGCCGAGAACGTCGTGCCGGGCGAGGCGATGGACAAACCGAACGATCCGAAGACCACGGGTCAAACGCTCTCGCGATGGGTCGTGGCCAACCGCGGCGATCTCCGCGGACCAGACGGATTGCCGATCTGGAAGCCGCCGTACAGCCGGATCATCGCCATCGACATGGCCACCGGCGAGTTTCTCTGGGAGAAACCCAACGGCGACACGCCGGAGCACATCAGGAATCATCCGCGGCTGAGGGGCCTGAATATCCCGGCGACCGGCCAGACCACCCATGCGGTGATGATGCCGACCAAGACGCTGCTCCTCACCGCACCCGGCGGCGATCCGGTAATGTACGCGCTCGACAAACGCACTGGTGAACGGCTCGGCACGGTAAAGCTTCCAGCACCGGGCCAGTACGGAATGATGGGCTACCTGCATGGCGGCCGACAATACGTCGTGGTGCAGGTGGCCAGCGGCACTCTGCCCGGTTCGCTCGTCGCGCTGCGGTTGCCGGCAAGCGGGCGAGAGAAGTAA
- a CDS encoding HAD family acid phosphatase, giving the protein MRRLLSVFLLLAAVSCAKAAPVTSTSAPQPPSAQPPEAVRWVRNSAEYHAALYQVYRLATTRVEQAVAKRPAGSWAVILDADETVLNNSLYQLERSKLGLGFTPESWNAWVKRREATPLPGAASFLNRVRALGGRIAIVTNRLESECADTRAVFDAFKLAYDAMLCRPDGSPSDKNPRFAAVAEGRSPASTSALDIVAVLGDNIHDFPGLSQQSKQQGAPAFTEFGVRYFLVPNPMYGGWQ; this is encoded by the coding sequence ATGCGTCGACTTCTCTCGGTCTTCTTGCTGCTGGCGGCGGTTTCGTGCGCAAAGGCCGCACCGGTCACCAGCACGTCAGCACCCCAGCCCCCGAGCGCTCAGCCACCTGAGGCGGTTCGCTGGGTCCGCAACTCCGCCGAGTACCACGCGGCGCTCTACCAGGTGTACCGGCTCGCGACCACGCGGGTCGAGCAGGCGGTGGCCAAGCGGCCGGCGGGCAGTTGGGCCGTCATTCTCGACGCCGACGAGACGGTGCTGAACAACTCGCTCTATCAGCTCGAACGCAGCAAGCTGGGGCTGGGCTTTACACCCGAGAGCTGGAACGCGTGGGTCAAGCGGCGCGAGGCCACGCCGCTGCCGGGCGCGGCGAGTTTCCTGAACCGCGTGCGCGCGCTCGGCGGCCGCATCGCGATTGTCACCAACCGCCTTGAATCGGAATGCGCCGACACGCGGGCGGTGTTCGACGCGTTCAAGCTCGCGTACGACGCCATGCTGTGCCGTCCAGACGGCAGCCCGTCGGACAAGAATCCGCGCTTCGCCGCGGTGGCCGAAGGCCGCTCGCCGGCCAGCACCTCGGCGCTCGACATTGTCGCCGTCCTTGGCGACAACATTCACGACTTCCCCGGCCTGTCGCAGCAGAGCAAGCAGCAGGGCGCGCCCGCGTTCACCGAGTTCGGCGTGCGCTACTTCCTGGTGCCAAACCCGATGTACGGGGGTTGGCAGTGA